Proteins from one Hydrogenivirga caldilitoris genomic window:
- the cmr4 gene encoding type III-B CRISPR module RAMP protein Cmr4, with amino-acid sequence MRRETYLIKVLTPLHVGAGQGLSHIDLPIVREVHTGFPFVPGSAIKGCLREYQIKKLAEKISPPELDKALQEGKKPQNITEEEFERLVKIFGTAGEAVENGTGGAGKVFFTDAKILFFPVKSLKGIFQLITCPYVINRYLEDIGENLRFDRNLSESEALVYSIKDSSVEGKILLEEFVFEAKEYEEFKRVINLLPLEDYQKNRVVCINDSIFSDMVQTYTEVQTHIKIDPKTGTASGGALWIEEYLPAESVLYFSLFFEEKVDFEVHEDVLHLGGDVTTGKGYVKIRRVENEK; translated from the coding sequence ATGAGAAGAGAAACTTACCTTATCAAAGTGCTAACACCCCTCCATGTGGGAGCAGGTCAGGGACTTTCCCATATTGACCTTCCGATAGTGAGAGAGGTGCACACGGGCTTTCCCTTTGTCCCCGGAAGTGCCATAAAAGGATGCCTTAGAGAATATCAAATTAAAAAGCTTGCGGAAAAAATTAGTCCTCCAGAGCTTGATAAGGCATTACAGGAGGGTAAGAAGCCTCAGAATATAACAGAGGAAGAGTTTGAGCGTCTCGTAAAAATCTTCGGAACCGCAGGGGAAGCGGTAGAAAACGGAACAGGGGGAGCGGGTAAGGTCTTTTTCACAGACGCTAAAATACTCTTTTTCCCAGTAAAAAGTCTAAAAGGCATCTTTCAGCTGATTACCTGCCCTTATGTCATAAACAGGTATCTGGAAGACATTGGGGAAAACTTACGCTTTGATAGGAATCTGTCAGAAAGTGAAGCACTGGTGTATTCAATAAAGGATTCTTCAGTAGAGGGCAAGATACTCCTTGAGGAGTTTGTTTTTGAAGCAAAAGAATATGAAGAGTTCAAGAGAGTTATAAATTTACTCCCCTTAGAGGACTATCAGAAAAATAGGGTTGTGTGCATAAACGACAGTATCTTTTCCGATATGGTTCAAACCTACACCGAGGTACAGACCCATATAAAGATAGACCCGAAAACCGGGACGGCAAGTGGAGGTGCCCTATGGATAGAAGAATACCTGCCTGCGGAGAGCGTGCTTTACTTTAGCCTGTTCTTTGAAGAAAAAGTAGATTTTGAAGTCCATGAAGATGTTCTTCACCTCGGAGGGGACGTAACCACTGGCAAGGGTTACGTAAAAATCAGGAGGGTTGAAAATGAGAAGTAA
- the cas5b gene encoding type I-B CRISPR-associated protein Cas5b, whose amino-acid sequence MECLKFEVFSPSATFKTPFSLKGIETYPLPTYSTIIGLLYTALGRKYGGEKFSISVQGDYETLFRDYIRFRKYNKKDKKFETLPLEVPRLFRLRSIVHILGEEQLLKTFKEALEKPSVFLSFGGGEYPVLVKNPRILKLEERFLESELKYSAYVPDRLRKALYGEGIVFRIPSFYRIENNERMWNWETVYYFPKGTLLEGKLLSDEEGDTVWV is encoded by the coding sequence ATGGAGTGTCTCAAGTTTGAAGTTTTTTCTCCCTCTGCCACCTTTAAGACTCCCTTCTCTCTCAAAGGTATAGAGACCTACCCGCTCCCAACCTACTCCACCATAATCGGGCTTCTTTATACAGCCCTCGGGAGAAAGTACGGAGGAGAAAAGTTTTCCATCTCGGTTCAGGGCGATTACGAAACTCTCTTCAGAGACTACATAAGGTTCAGGAAGTATAACAAGAAAGATAAGAAATTTGAGACCCTGCCCCTTGAAGTCCCTCGACTCTTCCGACTCCGCAGTATAGTCCATATATTGGGAGAAGAGCAACTCTTAAAGACCTTTAAAGAAGCTCTTGAGAAGCCTTCCGTGTTTCTTTCCTTTGGTGGTGGTGAATATCCTGTTCTGGTGAAAAATCCGAGAATACTGAAGCTTGAAGAGCGGTTTCTGGAAAGTGAGCTGAAATATTCAGCCTATGTCCCCGATAGACTGAGGAAAGCACTTTATGGAGAAGGGATAGTTTTCCGAATACCTTCCTTTTACCGGATTGAAAACAACGAGCGCATGTGGAACTGGGAGACGGTGTATTACTTTCCTAAGGGAACGCTTCTTGAGGGGAAGCTCTTATCAGATGAAGAGGGGGATACTGTATGGGTGTGA
- the cas8a1 gene encoding type I-B CRISPR-associated protein Cas8b1/Cst1 yields the protein MGVRFYADNWLTASAGVGLLRVLEKIGVNWKPFVNGNVIEIPEDTFQGIAEHYTEYILADFTLENLENMLEKGKINVYNNIVLQKIGDFYSNSPLTNPSSTKRANKRFEEFYEKEKDSRRLYDFTKTVVRDFVREQLDELLKSKRSNKLCFFCQERKAYIKKDKVKTFDATNFTPLGASPETLENLFWNGRSNMYLCPECEIFLYFSAFGFTRTPRRTYLFVYAPDLGTAYNLNNILAQEGTKSVISRTIVEASKMVEGRKAEWILENIYIVEIEKVGDAQANIYTLNISAKLARAIKEMINEYPPLFDDIFDSFIEYVYSGRSLYEFLFSILSGFFYSERYKNLSGRKSMLIRKGKGLDYLPKNLTFFIKFQEVLNMEDKEKISRQVNWAYGEGLSLRKAYFDELGNDKARKKIESISYRILEAVRRRDTDAFEQNLIRAYLEVEREIPYVFVEALKDGGFNRIAYAFLIGLNGKDRELSEVKESE from the coding sequence ATGGGTGTGAGGTTTTACGCTGATAACTGGCTGACCGCCTCAGCTGGTGTAGGTCTTTTGAGAGTTCTTGAAAAGATAGGAGTTAACTGGAAGCCTTTCGTGAACGGAAATGTAATTGAGATTCCTGAGGATACCTTCCAGGGTATAGCTGAGCACTATACGGAATATATACTTGCCGATTTTACCCTTGAAAATCTGGAAAACATGCTTGAGAAAGGAAAAATAAACGTATACAACAACATAGTTCTTCAGAAAATAGGAGACTTCTACTCTAACAGCCCGTTAACAAATCCATCATCTACTAAAAGGGCGAATAAGAGGTTTGAGGAGTTTTATGAAAAAGAGAAGGATAGCAGGAGACTATACGACTTTACCAAGACAGTAGTGAGAGACTTTGTCAGGGAACAGCTAGACGAACTCCTTAAAAGCAAGAGAAGTAATAAACTCTGCTTCTTCTGCCAGGAAAGGAAGGCTTATATAAAAAAGGATAAGGTTAAGACCTTTGATGCCACGAACTTCACACCTCTGGGAGCAAGTCCAGAAACCCTTGAAAACTTATTTTGGAACGGAAGGAGCAACATGTACCTGTGCCCGGAGTGCGAGATATTCCTTTACTTCTCCGCCTTCGGTTTTACAAGAACTCCGAGAAGAACTTACCTTTTCGTATACGCACCGGATCTCGGAACCGCCTACAACCTCAACAATATATTAGCACAGGAAGGAACAAAGTCAGTAATAAGCAGGACGATAGTTGAAGCCTCCAAGATGGTTGAAGGAAGAAAGGCTGAGTGGATTTTAGAAAACATCTACATAGTGGAGATAGAAAAGGTGGGGGATGCTCAGGCGAACATTTACACCCTAAACATCTCTGCAAAGCTGGCAAGGGCTATAAAGGAGATGATAAACGAATACCCTCCGCTTTTTGACGACATCTTTGATTCGTTCATAGAGTACGTCTATTCTGGCAGAAGCCTTTACGAATTTCTCTTTAGCATACTGTCAGGTTTCTTTTACAGCGAGCGTTATAAAAACCTTAGCGGAAGGAAATCTATGCTTATAAGAAAGGGCAAAGGTCTGGACTACTTACCTAAAAATTTGACCTTCTTTATTAAATTTCAGGAGGTGCTGAACATGGAGGATAAGGAAAAGATAAGCAGGCAGGTAAACTGGGCTTACGGAGAGGGACTCAGCCTGAGAAAAGCCTACTTTGACGAGCTTGGAAATGATAAGGCAAGGAAGAAGATAGAGTCCATATCTTACCGAATCCTCGAAGCGGTGAGAAGGAGGGACACCGACGCCTTTGAGCAGAACCTTATAAGGGCTTATCTGGAAGTGGAGAGGGAAATCCCCTACGTGTTTGTGGAGGCTCTTAAAGACGGGGGCTTCAACCGTATAGCCTACGCTTTCCTTATAGGACTCAACGGAAAGGATAGAGAGCTGTCAGAAGTGAAAGAATCAGAATGA
- the cas1b gene encoding type I-B CRISPR-associated endonuclease Cas1b: MGKPYFLIKDGRLSRKENTILFESEDLRKTIPIEDVDELFVISDVSLTSKLLKLLAEREAPMHLFDRFGFYVGSFYPRERRPSGYLIVKQAEHYIDGEKRLYLAKAFIYGAIENLSYVYGIDGKEHLNRLSEAKSVEEVMSVEGDFRRRCYERLEELTGFEFGTRTKRPPRNPLNALISFGNSLVYAKVLGEIYYTPLNPAVSYLHEPSTKRFSLSLDISEVFKPLLSDALIIKLAGKTITEKHFENRSGLVYLNEEGKRIFVSEFNDLLEKTVRYRKLKRNISFRGLIRIELYKLVKHLIGDEVYTPFIYRSVV, translated from the coding sequence ATGGGTAAGCCTTACTTCTTAATAAAGGACGGCAGGCTCTCAAGAAAGGAAAACACCATACTCTTTGAGAGTGAGGACCTCAGAAAAACCATACCGATAGAGGACGTGGACGAGCTCTTCGTGATTTCCGATGTATCTCTGACTTCAAAACTCCTCAAGCTCCTTGCGGAGAGAGAGGCTCCCATGCACCTCTTTGACAGGTTCGGCTTTTACGTCGGAAGTTTCTATCCGAGGGAGAGAAGACCCTCCGGGTATCTTATCGTAAAACAGGCTGAGCACTACATAGACGGAGAGAAGAGGCTTTACCTGGCAAAAGCCTTCATCTACGGAGCCATAGAGAATCTCTCTTACGTTTACGGTATAGACGGGAAGGAACACCTGAATAGACTTTCCGAGGCTAAAAGTGTGGAGGAAGTTATGAGCGTTGAAGGGGACTTCAGAAGGAGGTGCTACGAAAGGCTTGAGGAACTTACGGGCTTTGAGTTCGGGACAAGGACAAAGAGACCCCCGCGAAACCCTCTGAACGCACTCATATCCTTCGGGAACTCCCTTGTATACGCCAAGGTTCTCGGAGAGATATACTACACTCCTCTTAATCCTGCGGTAAGCTACCTTCACGAACCCTCCACGAAAAGGTTTTCCCTGTCTCTGGACATATCCGAGGTATTCAAACCTCTGCTTTCCGACGCTCTGATAATCAAACTTGCAGGCAAAACCATAACAGAAAAGCACTTTGAAAACAGGTCGGGACTTGTGTATCTCAACGAGGAGGGAAAGAGAATATTCGTAAGCGAGTTCAACGACCTCCTAGAAAAAACCGTGAGATACAGGAAGCTGAAGAGGAACATATCCTTCAGAGGTCTGATAAGGATTGAGTTATACAAGCTTGTGAAACACCTGATAGGGGATGAGGTTTACACTCCCTTCATATACAGGAGTGTAGTATGA
- the cmr6 gene encoding type III-B CRISPR module RAMP protein Cmr6: MSGKTSATIKELLAKAKGSNPALLFNKLLAHKLSHNGEEIKKVEFLKEFTALIAENFSEHLNLLKKIVDSLPCSKTFKVRTGYRLAIGLGNPSLIENGFLFHHTYGIPYIPGETLKGLARSVFLISAYESIKDNLNSLSISDFEKNLVSEGENDVKKTLNSHPVKVVLEGTQIEKPYDFFVKVFGTQRKRGEVVFFDAYPEDFNKNCFEIDIMNPHYQKYYTEKGKEPPADWYNPVPIHFLTLKEGLVFVVCLGEASLDEGLEDKEWKLIETLLKVGLENFGVGAKKRKGYGWFEIQSK; the protein is encoded by the coding sequence ATGAGCGGAAAAACTTCTGCAACCATAAAGGAATTGCTTGCCAAGGCGAAGGGTTCTAACCCTGCCCTTCTCTTTAACAAATTACTTGCTCACAAACTTTCGCACAACGGAGAAGAGATAAAGAAGGTTGAGTTTCTGAAAGAATTTACAGCACTCATCGCCGAAAACTTCTCAGAGCACTTAAACCTTTTAAAGAAGATAGTTGACTCACTTCCCTGCTCAAAAACCTTTAAAGTCAGGACAGGTTACAGGCTTGCCATAGGGCTGGGCAATCCTTCCTTAATAGAAAACGGCTTTCTCTTCCATCATACCTACGGCATTCCTTACATACCGGGGGAAACCCTTAAAGGACTTGCAAGGAGCGTTTTTCTTATTTCCGCATACGAAAGCATTAAGGACAATTTAAATTCCCTTTCTATTTCTGATTTTGAAAAAAACTTGGTCTCGGAAGGAGAGAACGATGTAAAGAAAACGCTTAACTCCCATCCTGTGAAGGTTGTGCTTGAAGGAACGCAAATAGAAAAACCTTATGATTTCTTTGTAAAGGTCTTCGGGACTCAAAGGAAGAGGGGAGAGGTTGTATTCTTTGATGCTTATCCTGAAGACTTCAATAAAAATTGCTTTGAAATAGACATAATGAACCCCCACTACCAGAAGTATTACACGGAAAAAGGGAAGGAGCCTCCCGCAGACTGGTATAATCCCGTGCCTATACATTTTCTTACTTTAAAGGAGGGGCTTGTTTTCGTGGTGTGTTTAGGTGAAGCGTCTCTTGACGAAGGACTGGAGGATAAGGAGTGGAAACTGATAGAAACGCTCTTGAAGGTAGGACTTGAGAACTTCGGAGTGGGAGCCAAGAAGAGGAAGGGTTATGGGTGGTTTGAAATACAGAGCAAATGA
- the cas3 gene encoding CRISPR-associated helicase Cas3': MNIKELLSKLWAKSDGTTIREHTDKLLENLRVLKELFGDKIRHLLGPHAEEFWEALRLACEYHDYGKVYKGFQKKVGNPEFKKVKNEAEVRHNLISPAFLPEELPEPLKTLVTLAIVHHHDYEPSDEVVEKVKNILKDEFGKEMSRTHLKVLKVGESDLINRLEEREGRNLKTFYTLLKGFLLRIDHASSSHFADSVETSRLEGNEVKVEDYLKTIKNSRLNDLQEFVCQNVDKNLLITASTGYGKTEAGFIFLKDKGFFTVPIRTSANAIYERAKEVFGMESVGLLHSTAFLYLVESYSEDRNFTTDYVVADLYLTRNFGKPLIVSTPDQLMPFILRPKGFEKYYSMFSYARLVLDEVQLFEPHTLGFIVKALGKINEVGGRVMVMTATLPSYVRKDLESIDFTQGTFLTSQPRHHIRLIRDSILSQEGLSLIKRLSQEGKVLIITNTRARALELRERLGGGNLLHSQFIYRDRKEKEKHIDEFFKGSEKGLWITTQIAEVSLDLDADFLITELSTIDSLIQRMGRANRRGRKEIEEPNVFVFTEDCSGIGPVYRKSIHEITKRYLPEGILSEEEKLRIIEKVYEEVERQDGEYMNEYEKAKSYIDSLWNIEEQFSKKKAQQMFRDILSVSVIPEAFREEVEPLIEEYRSAGDHAEKLLKFSEITGYILSVPAHVKSRREPVKGLKEVYWMRGEYSSEFGFEPEEELDSNII, encoded by the coding sequence ATGAATATAAAAGAGCTTCTCTCCAAGCTCTGGGCAAAGTCGGATGGAACCACTATAAGGGAGCATACGGATAAACTGCTGGAGAACCTCAGGGTCCTAAAAGAACTCTTCGGAGACAAAATAAGGCATCTCCTTGGTCCACACGCTGAGGAGTTCTGGGAAGCGCTCAGGCTTGCCTGCGAATATCATGACTACGGTAAGGTTTATAAGGGATTTCAAAAGAAGGTAGGCAATCCCGAATTTAAGAAAGTAAAGAACGAAGCAGAGGTAAGACATAACCTCATCTCCCCCGCCTTTTTACCCGAGGAACTGCCTGAACCTCTGAAAACCCTCGTAACCCTTGCCATAGTCCATCACCACGATTACGAACCCTCCGATGAGGTGGTGGAAAAGGTCAAAAATATCCTCAAGGATGAGTTCGGAAAGGAGATGAGCCGGACACACCTGAAGGTGCTGAAAGTGGGAGAATCGGACCTTATCAACAGGCTTGAGGAGAGGGAGGGGAGGAATCTTAAAACCTTCTACACCCTTCTTAAGGGTTTTCTCCTGCGCATAGACCACGCGAGCAGTTCCCACTTTGCGGATTCGGTTGAGACCTCAAGGCTTGAGGGGAATGAGGTAAAGGTAGAGGACTATCTGAAAACTATCAAAAACAGCCGGCTTAACGACCTTCAGGAGTTTGTCTGCCAGAACGTAGATAAAAACCTCCTTATCACCGCTTCAACGGGGTACGGTAAAACGGAAGCGGGCTTTATCTTTTTGAAGGATAAGGGATTTTTTACCGTACCGATAAGAACATCTGCAAACGCCATATACGAAAGGGCAAAAGAAGTTTTCGGAATGGAGAGCGTGGGTCTGCTTCACTCCACAGCCTTTCTCTACCTCGTGGAGAGCTACTCGGAGGACAGAAACTTCACAACCGATTATGTGGTTGCAGACCTTTACCTGACGAGGAACTTCGGAAAGCCTCTGATAGTCTCCACACCGGACCAGCTCATGCCCTTTATCTTAAGACCCAAAGGTTTTGAGAAGTACTACTCCATGTTCTCCTACGCGAGGCTTGTTCTTGATGAAGTTCAGCTCTTTGAACCTCACACCCTTGGTTTCATAGTGAAGGCTTTAGGGAAGATAAACGAAGTAGGCGGAAGGGTGATGGTCATGACCGCAACACTGCCCTCCTATGTCAGGAAGGACCTTGAGAGTATAGACTTTACTCAAGGGACCTTCCTCACAAGCCAGCCCAGACACCATATCAGACTAATCAGAGACTCCATCCTCAGCCAAGAGGGACTCAGTCTAATAAAGAGGCTCTCTCAGGAAGGTAAGGTGCTCATAATCACCAACACAAGAGCCAGAGCTTTAGAGCTCAGAGAAAGGCTCGGCGGTGGGAACCTCCTTCACTCCCAGTTTATCTACAGGGACAGGAAGGAAAAGGAGAAACATATAGATGAGTTTTTCAAAGGCTCTGAAAAAGGACTCTGGATAACCACCCAGATAGCGGAGGTCTCTCTGGACCTTGACGCTGACTTTCTTATAACGGAGCTCTCAACCATTGACTCCCTCATACAGAGAATGGGAAGAGCAAACCGTAGGGGAAGGAAGGAGATTGAAGAGCCGAACGTGTTTGTATTCACAGAGGACTGTTCAGGGATAGGACCCGTTTACAGAAAGAGCATACACGAGATAACAAAACGGTACCTGCCCGAAGGAATACTATCGGAGGAAGAAAAGCTGAGGATTATAGAAAAGGTGTACGAAGAGGTAGAAAGGCAGGACGGGGAGTATATGAACGAGTATGAAAAGGCAAAAAGTTATATAGATTCCCTCTGGAATATAGAAGAACAGTTCAGTAAGAAGAAGGCTCAGCAGATGTTCAGGGACATACTCTCGGTCAGTGTTATTCCCGAGGCTTTCAGAGAAGAGGTTGAGCCTTTAATAGAAGAGTACAGAAGCGCAGGAGATCACGCCGAAAAACTCCTTAAATTCTCGGAGATTACGGGCTACATCCTCAGCGTCCCTGCTCACGTAAAATCCCGGAGGGAGCCGGTAAAAGGACTTAAAGAAGTTTACTGGATGAGGGGAGAGTACTCTTCCGAGTTCGGCTTTGAACCGGAGGAAGAGCTTGACAGTAATATCATCTGA
- the cmr3 gene encoding type III-B CRISPR module-associated protein Cmr3, whose protein sequence is MEREEMKVYILKPYDVLSFGSLKNFSAGEVRLQKSVFPPPIIRFFHIFERVLGVFLYREKGEEKELFLPLPADCLTKRKGDGAQRVKIAPPESPPLITGDIEAYETASGFISLMDFLQNYEKGSGDFTTYPPEEFFGTERRIGIWLEKSFRNVKNVKREGEEEKEGLLYSRDFIRLKEGVRIAVLGKVHKDVSDREIFGLGGEKKMGLLEKTLDADTALEKEIEIEKDTIYKFYCLTHLYVKDGIQRSKTLTIDGLNFEVVWLFNAGVEYVSGYKKSSQEISGQKPFLEMLKPGSVIVLKPKSEGKLKKLCQIFTEIPVNGNVGEKFLSRGWNSGILTEVKG, encoded by the coding sequence GTGGAGAGGGAAGAGATGAAGGTATACATACTTAAACCTTACGACGTTTTAAGTTTTGGAAGTTTAAAAAACTTTTCCGCAGGAGAGGTTCGCCTCCAGAAGAGCGTTTTTCCTCCTCCAATTATTAGGTTCTTCCACATATTTGAAAGAGTTTTGGGCGTTTTCCTTTACAGAGAGAAGGGCGAAGAAAAAGAGCTCTTCCTGCCCCTGCCTGCGGACTGCCTTACAAAACGAAAGGGAGACGGAGCACAGAGGGTAAAAATCGCCCCTCCGGAAAGTCCCCCTCTGATAACCGGAGACATAGAAGCTTACGAAACTGCAAGTGGTTTTATATCGCTTATGGACTTTCTCCAGAATTACGAAAAAGGCTCCGGAGATTTTACGACCTACCCGCCGGAGGAGTTCTTTGGAACCGAGAGAAGGATAGGCATATGGCTGGAGAAATCCTTCAGAAATGTAAAGAATGTTAAGAGGGAAGGCGAAGAAGAAAAGGAGGGTCTTCTTTACTCCAGGGATTTCATAAGGCTAAAGGAAGGGGTAAGAATAGCGGTATTAGGAAAGGTGCATAAAGACGTTTCCGACAGAGAAATTTTCGGACTGGGCGGAGAGAAAAAGATGGGTCTTCTTGAGAAAACCTTAGATGCTGACACAGCTTTAGAGAAGGAAATAGAGATAGAGAAGGATACAATATACAAGTTTTACTGTCTTACCCACCTTTATGTAAAGGATGGCATACAAAGAAGTAAGACCTTAACTATAGATGGTCTGAACTTTGAAGTTGTGTGGCTCTTTAATGCAGGCGTGGAATATGTGTCCGGCTATAAAAAATCTTCTCAGGAAATATCAGGGCAAAAACCCTTTCTGGAGATGCTAAAGCCCGGTAGTGTGATAGTGCTAAAACCAAAAAGTGAAGGAAAACTTAAGAAACTGTGTCAGATTTTTACGGAAATACCCGTTAATGGTAATGTTGGAGAAAAATTTTTAAGCAGGGGATGGAATTCTGGAATTTTAACGGAGGTGAAGGGATGA
- the cmr5 gene encoding type III-B CRISPR module-associated protein Cmr5 codes for MRSKVQEIAGFAYRCISEVKGKEMESQYSSYVRKLPSMITHNGILTTVTFVNAKARENKAWAIIKKHVEDYLKEMEKESTNVELVKFFAELELSQYRLYTKKLLFFTQWLKRIAEGELKYEEKQE; via the coding sequence ATGAGAAGTAAGGTTCAGGAAATAGCGGGTTTTGCCTACAGGTGTATCAGCGAGGTGAAGGGAAAGGAGATGGAGAGTCAGTACTCCTCTTATGTGCGCAAGCTACCCTCCATGATTACCCACAACGGTATTTTGACTACTGTAACCTTTGTAAATGCAAAAGCCCGTGAAAACAAGGCATGGGCAATAATTAAGAAACACGTAGAAGATTATTTAAAAGAGATGGAAAAGGAATCTACAAACGTGGAACTTGTTAAGTTCTTTGCGGAGCTGGAACTTTCCCAGTACAGGCTCTACACTAAGAAACTCCTTTTCTTTACCCAGTGGCTTAAAAGAATAGCGGAAGGCGAATTAAAATACGAGGAGAAACAAGAATGA
- the cas7i gene encoding type I-B CRISPR-associated protein Cas7/Cst2/DevR — protein MGGLTITVITSKASSLNYGETIGNVSVLKKLSRGDGSQLTFVSDKALKYEIRRKGKEEKGWKLLDEKLKEYIEGNLKGSELDVDAFGKALVKDYHEFDLFGGLFTNLKTDKKVKLSYGDSVKRTCPVKVTYAFSVSEFSGDLNFLNNIDAYNRYIKHVEDKPEQAIANSEEHQSHYIYTLAVDLNRAGGWEKEDGSYEDVLSKEEKAKRVLDLLDIVMTLSRQIKGRWESLSPVFVVGGVFSSKHPFFMEGVEAQEEKGKLRLNVARLRECAELVPEQNKVVVGVLSGTFINESELRNAFSVKTIKEAFEELKKQVREYYGVSQV, from the coding sequence ATGGGAGGACTAACCATTACTGTGATAACTTCAAAGGCGTCAAGCTTAAATTACGGAGAGACCATAGGAAATGTGTCGGTTCTTAAGAAGCTCTCACGCGGGGATGGCTCTCAGTTAACCTTTGTCTCCGACAAAGCCCTGAAGTACGAGATAAGAAGAAAGGGAAAGGAAGAAAAAGGCTGGAAACTGCTGGATGAGAAGCTAAAGGAATACATAGAGGGGAATCTTAAAGGCTCAGAGCTTGATGTGGATGCCTTTGGAAAAGCTCTGGTCAAAGACTACCACGAATTTGACCTTTTCGGAGGATTGTTTACGAACCTGAAAACAGATAAGAAGGTAAAACTCAGTTACGGAGACAGTGTCAAAAGAACCTGTCCTGTTAAAGTTACCTATGCCTTCTCTGTGTCCGAGTTTTCAGGAGACTTAAACTTCCTGAACAATATAGACGCCTATAACAGATACATAAAACACGTGGAGGACAAGCCAGAACAGGCTATAGCAAACAGCGAAGAGCATCAATCTCACTATATCTACACACTCGCAGTGGACCTTAATAGAGCTGGAGGATGGGAAAAGGAGGATGGCTCTTATGAAGATGTTTTGAGCAAAGAGGAAAAGGCAAAGAGAGTTTTGGACCTCCTGGACATCGTGATGACTCTCAGCAGGCAGATAAAGGGAAGGTGGGAGAGCCTCTCTCCTGTGTTTGTGGTAGGAGGGGTATTTTCCTCAAAGCATCCCTTCTTCATGGAAGGAGTCGAGGCACAGGAAGAGAAGGGAAAGCTCAGGCTCAACGTTGCAAGGCTCAGGGAGTGCGCGGAGCTTGTGCCGGAGCAGAATAAGGTGGTTGTGGGAGTGCTTTCGGGAACTTTTATAAACGAAAGCGAGCTGAGAAACGCTTTCAGCGTGAAAACCATAAAGGAAGCCTTTGAAGAGCTAAAAAAGCAGGTGAGGGAATACTATGGAGTGTCTCAAGTTTGA
- a CDS encoding chromosome segregation protein SMC: MAKKAGKKEKKFVRTTVSLPENVWKELRMESIKEKLPMGELIARKLKELKELKRRKSIISPED, from the coding sequence ATGGCTAAGAAGGCGGGTAAGAAGGAGAAAAAGTTTGTTAGAACCACCGTGTCCCTGCCGGAGAATGTGTGGAAGGAGCTCCGGATGGAGAGCATCAAGGAAAAGCTTCCTATGGGTGAGCTTATAGCAAGGAAGTTAAAGGAACTCAAGGAGCTCAAGAGAAGGAAAAGCATAATCTCTCCTGAAGATTAG
- the cas2 gene encoding CRISPR-associated endonuclease Cas2, whose amino-acid sequence MRVILVYDIAVSEPADQSRLNRVRKVVRKYINHVQKSVFEGDISPSKLERLEHEVLSVVDRDRDFVIIYVFESGTSYERRIITNSDDPTKNVI is encoded by the coding sequence ATGAGGGTCATACTCGTTTACGACATAGCGGTCAGTGAACCAGCAGACCAGAGCAGGCTAAACAGGGTCAGGAAGGTGGTAAGGAAATACATAAACCACGTCCAGAAATCCGTGTTTGAAGGGGATATAAGCCCGTCAAAACTTGAGAGGCTTGAGCACGAGGTTCTCAGCGTTGTGGACAGAGACAGGGACTTTGTAATAATTTACGTCTTTGAAAGCGGAACTTCCTACGAGCGCCGGATAATAACCAACTCCGATGACCCTACGAAAAACGTAATCTAA
- the cas4 gene encoding CRISPR-associated protein Cas4, which translates to MTVISSEELKEIKFKGTQVAYAVVCPRKLWLFSRGIALEHSSDRVALGKFVDEVSFRGKEGFSDENVSIDFITIDDELVVHEIKLSSSLEEAHEVQIKYYIYYLRLKGARVSYGLLHYPRLRKIKRVEFGKEDEAKIEEILARLEKTLELPEPPPVINAPYCKKCAYYELCYG; encoded by the coding sequence TTGACAGTAATATCATCTGAAGAGCTTAAAGAGATAAAGTTTAAAGGGACTCAGGTAGCTTATGCGGTTGTGTGTCCGAGGAAGCTCTGGCTCTTTTCCAGAGGCATAGCCCTTGAACACTCCTCCGACAGGGTAGCCCTCGGTAAGTTCGTTGATGAAGTATCCTTCAGAGGTAAGGAGGGGTTCAGCGATGAGAACGTGAGCATAGACTTTATAACCATAGATGATGAGCTCGTAGTTCACGAGATAAAACTTTCAAGCTCCCTGGAGGAAGCCCACGAGGTTCAGATAAAGTACTACATTTACTATCTGAGGCTGAAGGGAGCAAGGGTCTCATACGGACTGCTTCACTATCCCAGGCTCAGAAAAATCAAAAGGGTTGAGTTCGGAAAGGAGGACGAGGCAAAAATAGAGGAAATACTGGCAAGGCTTGAGAAGACGCTGGAACTTCCCGAACCTCCACCTGTAATAAATGCTCCCTACTGTAAAAAGTGTGCCTACTACGAGCTGTGCTATGGGTAA